Proteins co-encoded in one Rhopalosiphum maidis isolate BTI-1 chromosome 2, ASM367621v3, whole genome shotgun sequence genomic window:
- the LOC113553688 gene encoding protein RTF2 homolog, with protein MGCDGGTIPKRDELVRTKKKPEQKDKSSMQLYRWRNCHLTQGPLRPPIVACGMGLLYNKESVLQHLVNKTPFPEASAHIKSLKDIKALKLTPNPAFNGKAQSVGGYIDDNCSPYICPLVGLEMNDRSKFCFLWKCGCVISERGLKLGADNKCVNCVMEYEDDDIVILNPTEEDVTLMKTKLAKRKDKIKSKKNKVKQEVVVKEEPVDEDEKPIIPSTIPVKTENIDVKKEIKKEQIKNEQIKKEQIKRPISSAAGSSSSVASANCRKLEDPVYKKAKLAHSISKDQTATNVYKSLFTSHEDDKNQTRAHWITYNPFYN; from the exons ATGGGATGCGACGGTGGAACTATACCCAAGAGGGACGAGCTAGTACGAACCAAAAAGAAACCCGAACAG aAAGACAAATCATCTATGCAGTTATACCGTTGGCGTAATTGTCACTTGACTCAAGGACCACTTCGACCACCAATAGTCGCTTGTGGTATGGGTCTCTTGTACAATAAAGAATCAGTTTTACagcatttagtaaataaaactcCATTTCCTGAAGCTTCAGCACACATTAAAAGCTTAAAA gATATAAAAGCTTTAAAATTGACTCCTAATCCAGCATTCAATGGAAAAGCTCAAAGTGTAGGAGGATATATTGATGATAATTGTTCACCTTATATATGTCCTCTAGTTGGTCTTGAAATGAACGACAGATCAAAATTCTGTTTCTTATGGAAATGTGGATGTGTTATCTCAGAGAGAGGTCTTAAACTCGGTGCTGATAACAAGTGTGTTAATTGTGTAATGGAATATGAAGATgatgatattgttatattaaatccgACTGAAGAAGATGTAACATTGATGAAAACTAAATTAGCTAAACGCAAAGATAAGATTAAgagtaagaaaaataaagtcaAACAAGAAGTTGTAGTTAAAGAAGAACCAGTTGATGAAGATGAAAAACCAATTATTCCATCAACCATACCTgttaaaacagaaaatattgatgttaaaAAGGAAATAAAAAAGGAACAAATAAAGAATGAACAAATAAAGaaagaacaaataaaaa gaCCAATTTCTAGTGCTGCAGGATCAAGTTCCTCCGTTGCCTCTGCTAACTGTCGCAAATTAGAAGATCCTGTGTATAAAAAAGCAAAACTTGCACACAGCATTTCTAAAGACCAAACTGCAAccaatgtatataaatcattatttacaaGTCACGAGGATGACAAGAATCAAACTCGAGCTCATTGGATTACTTACAATCCGTTCTATAACTAA
- the LOC113554186 gene encoding uncharacterized protein LOC113554186 produces MKKPAGVFITLYLIFTISGITCDENNSCKSINEVCADDKDCCYQKCSFSLFHFQRYCNDNTNVFSSITSYFSTKEQIGICSYTEPTNMSVSKKMYGKFGLNAAHAALPSGTIVEVKLNDKKLMVTINDSPLKSNEEILQFSNEAAKVLNIKSGESMACNIIVPRMENNQYLKYLNYVLPYVSLFSLLFSFI; encoded by the exons atgaagaAACCTGCAGGTGttttcattacattatatttaatattcacaatttcag GAATAACCTGTGATGAGAATAATTcatgtaaaagtataaatgaAGTATGTGCAGACGATAAGGACTGttgttatcaaaaatgtagTTTCTCATTATTTCACTTTCAACGATATTGTAACGATAACACTAACGTATTTAGTTCAATAACATCCTACTTTAGTACtaaag AACAAATTGGAATATGTTCATATACCGAACCGACAAATATGTctgttagtaaaaaaatgtatggcaAATTCGGTTTAAATGCTGCCCACGCTGCATTACCATCAGGCACTATAGTCGAAGTGAAGCTGAACGATAAAAAGTTAATGGTCACAATAAACGATAGTcctttaaaatcaaatgaagAAATTTTGCAGTTTTCTAATGAAGCAGCtaaggtattaaatattaaaagcggAGAATCAATGGCTTGCAATATAATAGTACCCCGAATGGAGAATAaccaatatctaaaatatcttaattatgttttaccaTACGTTAGTTTATTctcgttattatttagttttatataa
- the LOC113553948 gene encoding uncharacterized protein LOC113553948, translating into MKTSLVISIALFAFFTSEISCSDYCVEFNERCLENTDCCSGNCYFSGNPNNRYCMEPNSTAPEYKIENGTCLYKNSSYNKNASDTAYDTFGVHAAHAMLPPFTKIQLTYNNKTIDVTINGFTNKTNGTLLDLSREAADILGIKEGELVPCSLGVYGPEPNYSQIKKLIGLTASFFTVILVVMYIL; encoded by the exons ATGAAGACATCTTTAGTAATTTCAATTGCGTTGTTCGCATTTTTTACATCAg aaataaGCTGTTCAGACTATTGCGTTGAATTCAATGAGAGATGCCTTGAGAACACCGATTGTTGTTCTGGTAATTGCTATTTTTCAGGCAATCCAAACAACAGATACTGCATGGAACCCAATAGTACAGCGCCtgagtataaaa TTGAAAACGGTacgtgtttatataaaaattcgtCGTACAACAAAAATGCCAGCGATACGGCATACGACACGTTTGGAGTTCACGCAGCCCACGCTATGTTGCCACCTTTTACAAAAATCCAACTAACATACAATAACAAGACCATAGATGTCACAATAAATGGCTTTACAAACAAAACTAATGGAACCCTTTTGGATTTATCCAGAGAAGCGGCGGATATATTAGGCATTAAAGAAGGAGAGTTAGTTCCTTGTTCCCTAGGTGTATATGGACCCGAACCAAATTAttctcaaattaaaaaattaattgggcTTACAGCATCGTTCTTTACAGTTATATTAGtcgtaatgtatatattgtaa
- the LOC113555211 gene encoding 52 kDa repressor of the inhibitor of the protein kinase-like: MPVGGQRRLTTTILVSRSTNRINVDTNIPEDYFRIAIAIPFYDDFISQLKERFSKHKTILSSFYLLIPKMCLKSPILESDFSIYSDFINVDTLPSELKLWKRKWIAFKDVDRPHTAVEALNYCNPELFPNIHFLLKVLATLPVSTATPERTFSTLKRVKTFLRNSTEQERLTGLALLSIHRDVTVNPDEVLNQFALQKDRNILLV, from the coding sequence ATGCCGGTCGGGGGTCAGCGACgattaacaacaacaatattagtAAGTCGTTCAACAAATAGAATAAATGTGGATACCAACATTCCTGAAGATTATTTTCGTATTGCAATTGCGATTCCATTCTATGATGATTTTATTAGTCAACTTAAAGAACGGTTTTCCAAACACAAGACGATTTTATcgtctttttatttattaataccaaaAATGTGTTTGAAATCTCCAATTTTAGAATCagattttagtatatattcagattttataaatgttgacaCATTACCTTCAGAACTGAAATTGTGGAAAAGAAAATGGATTGCTTTCAAAGATGTAGATCGTCCACATACAGCTGTAGaagcattaaattattgtaatcctGAACTTTTTCCAAATatccattttttattaaaagtactaGCTACACTACCGGTTTCTACAGCAACTCCCGAACGAACTTTTTCGACATTAAAACGCGTCAAGACATTTTTACGGAACTCTACGGAACAAGAAAGACTAACTGGACTAGCTCTATTAAGTATCCATAGAGATGTTACGGTTAATCCCGATGAAGTGTTAAACCAGTTTGCTCTTCAAAAAGATaggaacatattattagtttaa
- the LOC113554490 gene encoding uncharacterized protein LOC113554490 produces MKKPSVVLIALILIFNISDITCNASETILCTNLNDICYYNDDCCSQYCFKSYFWLSGVCDQLSLRFSFDSNPRNQKGICEFHMQTDESDIDYLNDEFGDINAAHNSLPPYTLIKVSYETRSVVVTINDRIPRTNGTLLDLSNKAALKLQITNEEFVPCKIEKVIHHNPILKIILYTVPILSFFVIMINLF; encoded by the exons atgaagaaaccTTCGGTTGTTTTGATTgcgttgattttaattttcaatatttcag atATAACCTGCAATGCTTCAGAAACTATATTgtgtacaaatttaaatgacatttgttattataacgaCGATTGTTGTTcccaatattgttttaaatcatatttttggtTAAGCGGCGTTTGTGACCAATTATCATTGCGATTTAGTTTTGATTCAAACCCtagaa ATCAAAAAGGAATTTGCGAATTCCACATGCAGACAGATGAAAGTGACATCGATTATTTGAATGATGAATTTGGCGACATAAATGCAGCCCACAATAGTTTGCCTCCATATACACTAATCAAAGTGTCATACGAAACAAGGTCGGTAGTCGTTACAATAAACGATCGCATTCCTAGAACAAATGGAACACTTTTAGATTTATCTAATAAAGCGGctctaaaattacaaattacaaatgaaGAATTTGTGCCATGTAAAATCGAAAAAGTGATACATCATAATcctattctaaaaattattttatatactgtaccaattttgagtttttttgtgattatgattaatttattttaa
- the LOC113554489 gene encoding uncharacterized protein LOC113554489, which yields MLLMIQSRLTKLFECGRSEAKMKEATVIWAKLFLLLIILAKPLGLNGHIRCKHLGNNSCLSNTECCSGYCYKEPGWGMGVCKRPKFSEYDGSDTDNVWEKGICAYYKGDEITANGDVYDEYELTAAHRTLPFNTKVNVEIMGASVVVRINDRQNTSSKNLLDMSFAAAEGVDITKKGPVPCQITVMNDVGCTPNLAETCQMDHECCSNYCFKQMFATAGFCISK from the exons a TGCTGCTTATGATACAGTCTAGattgacaaaattatttgaatgtgGAAGATCTGAAGCAAAAATGAAGGAAGCTACAGTCATTTGGGCCAAGTTATTTCTTTTACTCATAATTTTAG CTAAACCTCTCGGTCTTAACGGTCACATCAGATGTAAGCACCTCGGAAACAATTCATGTTTAAGCAACACCGAATGTTGTTCTGGTTATTGTTATAAAGAACCCGGTTGGGGAATGGGAGTGTGTAAAAGACCAAAATTTTCCGAATATGATGGTTCAGATACCGATAACGTTT GGGAAAAAGGCATTTGTGCGTATTACAAAGGAGACGAAATAACTGCAAACGGTGACGTATACGACGAATACGAGTTGACTGCCGCTCACCGGACGTTGCCGTTCAACACGAAGGTCAACGTGGAGATCATGGGTGCCAGTGTCGTGGTCAGGATCAACGACCGCCAGAATACATCGAGCAAAAATTTGTTGGACATGTCTTTCGCGGCGGCCGAGGGTGTAGACATTACGAAAAAAGGCCCGGTACCGTGTCAAATAACAGTTATGAACGATGTAGGATGCACTCCAAATTTGGCAGAAACGTGTCAGATGGACCACGAATGTTGTTCAAATTACTGTTTCAAACAAATGTTCGCTACAGCAGGGTTTTGCATATCGAAATAA
- the LOC113554380 gene encoding uncharacterized protein LOC113554380 → MKTFSVVSIALFVIFTISGIYCESSDLNSTCTDDFERCLNHTDCCSGKCLMSGYIHNRICLETSSIEQTKIQKGKCSYYKPTDEKLDRHMSQSFGLFASHPLLPTNSMVEVKHNDKVVTVRITHQYVENKNNSILELSRDAAKELGIETEGLFDCNLQLVTSEVDYYPLLKPIGIIIFYVTAMFLVV, encoded by the exons ATGAAGACATTTTCAGTTGTTTCAATTGCATTGTTCGTAATCTTTACTATATCag GTATTTATTGTGAATCGTCAGATTTGAATTCCACTTGTACTGACGATTTTGAAAGATGTTTAAATCATACTGACTGCTGCTCTGGAAAATGCCTAATGTCAGGCTACATACACAATAGAATTTGTCTGGAAACTTCAAGTATAGAACAAACAAAAA ttcaaaaaggtAAATGTTCATACTATAAACCGACAGACGAAAAACTTGATCGACATATGTCTCAATCATTCGGATTATTTGCATCGCATCCTTTATTACCAACCAACTCAATGGTCGAAGTGAAGCATAACGACAAAGTTGTAACTGTAAGAATAACACATCAAtatgtagaaaataaaaataattcgattTTGGAATTATCAAGAGATGCAGCAAAGGAGTTAGGCATTGAAACAGAAGGATTGTTTGATTGTAACTTGCAATTAGTGACTTCAGAAGTCGACTATTATCCTCTTCTAAAACCTAttggaattattatattttatgtgacaGCAATGTTTCTAGTAGTATGA